Proteins from one Chitinivibrionales bacterium genomic window:
- a CDS encoding methyl-accepting chemotaxis protein: MFNNMKLSVKIAVGFGSLILIIVVLGGLAIFNMNSVKAKSEILAKEYVPEVDIAVKLRGAANRVMYAMRGYGLSEEDTYYTDAKNEIKAVESAISSAGELQKRAVHLEALKGHLETANGAVEKYKRLMDKTVEINSNLAHDRESMDKAAAVYISSCNTYLAGQNSRMNKEIAGRQTNMARHKKITIV; this comes from the coding sequence ATGTTTAATAACATGAAGCTTTCTGTTAAGATTGCTGTTGGATTCGGTTCTCTTATTCTGATTATTGTCGTTTTGGGTGGGCTTGCGATTTTCAATATGAATTCGGTTAAGGCCAAATCGGAAATCCTTGCGAAAGAATATGTTCCTGAAGTTGATATCGCCGTAAAGTTGCGGGGGGCTGCCAATAGAGTCATGTATGCGATGCGGGGATATGGTTTATCAGAGGAAGATACCTATTATACCGATGCAAAAAATGAAATAAAGGCGGTCGAATCGGCCATAAGCAGCGCCGGGGAACTGCAAAAAAGGGCGGTACATCTGGAAGCATTGAAAGGACACCTCGAAACAGCAAATGGAGCTGTTGAAAAATATAAAAGGCTGATGGACAAAACCGTTGAGATAAACAGTAATCTTGCTCATGACAGGGAGTCGATGGATAAAGCCGCCGCGGTATATATAAGCAGTTGCAATACCTATCTTGCCGGGCAGAACAGCCGTATGAACAAGGAAATTGCCGGCAGGCAGACCAATATGGCCCGTCATAAAAAAATAACCATTGT